One genomic segment of Gemmatimonadaceae bacterium includes these proteins:
- a CDS encoding BTAD domain-containing putative transcriptional regulator, whose protein sequence is MSTEPNDRLTLRVLGAVSLAGREGAEALLAQPKRAALLIYLAAARPNGHHRRDRLVSMFWPEHDQDHARAALRKALYAIRQTLGDDVIVARGDEEVAVSDSVWCDSTEFRAFATKERFAAALELYHGDFLDGFFADAPGFERWVEEERGHCRELAGTCAWTLAERYASSADLTSATRWARRAVNLAPSDERRLRKALTLLLQAGDRAGAVRLFEDFARRLRADLDVDPSVETLNLVKQIRER, encoded by the coding sequence GTGAGCACTGAGCCGAACGATCGACTCACCCTTCGCGTCCTGGGTGCCGTCTCTCTCGCCGGACGCGAAGGCGCCGAGGCGCTGCTCGCCCAACCCAAGCGCGCCGCGCTTCTCATCTACCTCGCCGCCGCCCGGCCGAACGGCCACCACCGGCGCGACCGGCTCGTCTCCATGTTCTGGCCCGAGCACGACCAGGACCACGCCAGAGCCGCGCTTCGTAAGGCGCTCTACGCCATACGGCAGACGCTCGGCGACGACGTCATCGTCGCGCGGGGCGACGAGGAGGTCGCCGTCAGCGACTCGGTCTGGTGCGACTCCACCGAGTTCCGCGCCTTCGCCACGAAAGAGCGATTCGCGGCGGCGCTCGAGTTGTACCACGGTGATTTTCTCGACGGCTTCTTCGCCGACGCGCCGGGGTTCGAGCGCTGGGTCGAAGAGGAGCGCGGCCACTGCCGCGAACTGGCCGGGACCTGCGCATGGACGCTCGCCGAGCGCTACGCGTCGTCCGCCGACCTCACGTCGGCCACGCGGTGGGCGCGGCGGGCCGTCAACCTCGCGCCGTCCGACGAGCGACGCCTGCGCAAGGCGCTGACGCTCCTCCTCCAGGCAGGCGATCGCGCCGGCGCGGTGCGCCTCTTCGAGGACTTCGCTCGCCGTCTGCGTGCCGACCTCGACGTGGATCCGTCCGTCGAGACGCTCAACCTGGTCAAGCAGATCCGCGAACGCTGA
- a CDS encoding M28 family peptidase: MTAPAPTATRPPGAVWPDEGPATWAPRRTVSDITANDLRTRLYQFSDDSMQGRRIGEAGNLKGTSYIASEFERLGLKPAGENGTYFQNLPYGTLRVDSTVARLIAAGAPATPGNEWIPAANNAGSRITNDANVTDANAVFAGRWGDTTKALDANAIRGKVAVFTFAPARGGRGGGGGGRGGFAAVRDSRASNAGAVLILVASPDSTPRSIVTSAFASRPGMQPGQPDGAPAAAISASLAAKIFGRPLDQLSVGATGAPVSANWTNQFTLSKYQARNVIAILPGSDPARAGEYVLLSAHNDHVGMLPRPVDHDSVRAFDRVMRPQGANDRPGAPTAAQQRQIDSLIAFARSIRPPRLDSINNGADDDGSGTVVLLEVAEKFASEHPARSIIFVSHEGEEAGLLGSKWFVDHPTIPLDSIDAAHNMDMVGKGRASDVKFGGPASVQTLGSRRLSKQFGNIIDSVNATLPEPMTIDYSWDVPANPLRRFCRSDQVNYVNKNVPVTYFSTGYSIDYHEPTDEPRYIDYDHMARLARFMHAVMSAIANRKDRLVISGPDPSYPACR; encoded by the coding sequence GTGACGGCGCCTGCCCCGACGGCGACACGGCCGCCCGGCGCCGTGTGGCCCGACGAAGGCCCGGCGACGTGGGCGCCGCGCCGGACGGTCAGCGACATCACGGCCAACGACCTTCGCACGCGACTCTACCAGTTCTCCGACGACTCGATGCAAGGTCGACGCATCGGAGAGGCCGGGAACCTCAAGGGGACGTCATACATCGCGTCGGAGTTCGAACGCCTGGGTTTGAAACCAGCCGGCGAGAACGGCACCTATTTCCAGAATCTTCCCTATGGAACGCTCAGGGTCGACAGCACGGTCGCACGGCTGATCGCCGCGGGCGCTCCGGCGACCCCGGGTAACGAATGGATTCCCGCGGCGAACAACGCGGGCAGCCGCATCACCAACGATGCCAACGTCACCGACGCGAATGCGGTGTTCGCCGGACGTTGGGGAGACACCACTAAGGCGCTCGACGCGAACGCGATTCGGGGAAAGGTCGCGGTTTTCACATTCGCGCCCGCTCGCGGCGGACGTGGCGGCGGGGGCGGAGGACGCGGCGGATTTGCGGCGGTGCGCGATTCGCGAGCTTCGAACGCCGGCGCGGTCTTGATCCTCGTCGCGAGCCCGGACTCGACTCCTCGTTCGATCGTTACTTCCGCCTTCGCCAGTCGGCCGGGGATGCAGCCGGGCCAACCAGACGGTGCGCCAGCCGCCGCCATCAGTGCGTCGCTCGCCGCCAAGATCTTCGGACGGCCACTCGATCAACTCAGTGTCGGCGCGACCGGCGCCCCCGTGAGCGCGAACTGGACGAACCAGTTCACGCTGTCGAAGTATCAGGCGCGGAATGTCATCGCGATCCTTCCGGGCTCGGACCCCGCGCGCGCCGGAGAGTATGTGCTTCTGAGCGCGCACAACGACCACGTCGGGATGCTGCCGCGGCCGGTGGATCACGATTCGGTGCGCGCGTTCGATCGGGTCATGCGTCCGCAGGGCGCGAATGACCGGCCGGGTGCCCCGACCGCCGCTCAGCAGCGACAGATCGACTCGTTGATCGCCTTCGCGCGATCCATTCGTCCGCCTCGACTCGATTCGATCAACAACGGCGCCGACGACGACGGTTCCGGAACCGTCGTGCTCCTCGAGGTCGCCGAGAAGTTCGCGAGCGAGCATCCGGCGCGCTCGATCATCTTCGTTTCACACGAGGGCGAAGAGGCCGGCCTGCTGGGCTCCAAGTGGTTCGTCGATCACCCGACGATTCCGCTCGACTCGATCGACGCGGCGCACAACATGGACATGGTCGGCAAGGGTCGCGCGAGCGACGTGAAGTTCGGCGGCCCGGCGTCGGTGCAAACACTGGGATCACGCCGGCTGTCGAAGCAATTCGGCAACATCATCGACTCGGTGAACGCGACGCTCCCCGAGCCGATGACGATCGACTACAGCTGGGACGTACCGGCCAATCCGCTCAGGCGCTTCTGCCGGAGCGACCAGGTGAACTACGTCAACAAGAACGTTCCGGTGACGTACTTCTCGACGGGATACTCGATCGACTATCACGAGCCGACCGACGAGCCGCGCTACATCGACTACGACCACATGGCGCGGCTCGCGCGGTTCATGCACGCCGTGATGTCGGCGATCGCGAACCGAAAAGATCGCCTGGTGATTTCAGGACCGGATCCTTCATACCCGGCTTGTCGGTGA